The Hymenobacter sp. 5317J-9 genome has a window encoding:
- a CDS encoding bifunctional YncE family protein/alkaline phosphatase family protein has protein sequence MISVNKFRRQAPLLPFLALLGCTGSPGTKPAPEAPGVLPGPIAGTNQIRLPNGWKLSPAGTATPLGDLPLNLQISPDGRLAAVVNAGWGENSVQLLDAATGHLLDTRVVPTAWAGLAFGPDGRTLYASGGQSNRIHSFRVEGQKLQPDSALVLGEKWPKQKIGVAGLAVDGRRQQLYAVTREDNSLYTLDLKTRKVLRTLKLPAEAYGALLSPDGARLYISLWGGHAVAVYDVEKQQLLASIPVESHPNDLALTRDGRRLFVANANSNSVSIIDTRAGRVTETLNTALFPNSPAGSTPDGVALSSDDTQLFIANADNNCLAVFDVRDPAASRPLGFVPTGWYPTAVRVAGAQLLVVNGKGSTSLANPNGPNPIRDVGEKGAGYIGGLLKSSLSRLPVPDAAALATFSAQVYANTPFSKNREAAPEVPAGNPVPQRVGDASPIKHVFYIIKENRTYDQVLGDLPAGNGDASLCLFPEKVTPNHHALTREFVLLDNFYVDAEVSADGHNWSTAAYATDFVEKTWPSNYSGRGGEYDFEGNKGEVAEPKDGFLWDYCLRAGRTFRSYGEFVFQGKPTTPSIAANYCKEYPGFNMKVKDVDREKVWEADFDRLVAANKLPNLSVIRLPNDHTYGARKGELHPWSYAADNDLALGRLIEHLSKSPVWKESVVMIVEDDAQNGPDHVDAHRSTAYLVGPYVRRHAVVHTAYTTSGMLRTLELILGLPPMSQYDAAALPLWACFTAKPNLKPYALRPATTPQDVRNTAFNAPARRALKFDMTREDAAPDLAFNENIWQAIRGEHSRMPAPRRAAFLREAKAEREEEEDEE, from the coding sequence ATGATTTCTGTCAATAAATTCCGCCGCCAGGCGCCGTTGCTGCCGTTTCTGGCGCTGCTGGGCTGCACCGGCAGCCCCGGCACCAAGCCCGCGCCCGAAGCGCCCGGCGTGCTGCCCGGCCCCATCGCCGGCACCAACCAAATCCGCCTGCCTAACGGTTGGAAGCTCAGCCCCGCCGGCACCGCCACGCCCCTCGGCGACCTGCCCCTCAACCTGCAAATCAGCCCCGATGGCCGCCTGGCCGCCGTGGTGAACGCCGGCTGGGGCGAAAATTCGGTGCAGCTGCTTGATGCCGCCACCGGCCATTTGCTGGACACCCGCGTGGTGCCGACCGCCTGGGCCGGACTGGCCTTCGGGCCCGACGGCCGCACGCTCTACGCCTCGGGTGGGCAGTCAAACCGCATCCACAGCTTTCGGGTGGAAGGCCAGAAACTGCAGCCCGACAGCGCCCTGGTGCTGGGGGAGAAGTGGCCGAAGCAGAAAATTGGCGTGGCGGGCCTGGCCGTGGATGGCCGCCGCCAGCAGCTCTACGCCGTGACGCGCGAAGACAATTCGCTCTACACCCTCGACCTGAAAACGCGCAAAGTCCTGCGCACGCTCAAGCTGCCGGCCGAAGCCTACGGCGCCCTGCTCAGCCCCGATGGGGCGCGGCTGTACATTAGCCTGTGGGGCGGCCACGCCGTGGCCGTGTACGATGTGGAGAAACAGCAACTGCTCGCGTCCATCCCGGTTGAAAGCCACCCCAACGACCTGGCCCTGACCCGCGACGGTCGCCGCCTCTTCGTGGCCAATGCCAACAGCAACTCGGTGTCAATAATCGACACCCGCGCCGGCCGCGTGACGGAAACGCTCAACACGGCCCTTTTTCCGAACTCGCCCGCTGGCAGCACGCCCGACGGCGTGGCCCTGAGCTCCGACGACACCCAACTCTTCATTGCTAACGCCGACAACAACTGCTTGGCCGTGTTCGACGTGCGCGACCCGGCGGCCAGCCGGCCCCTGGGTTTCGTGCCCACGGGCTGGTACCCCACGGCCGTGCGCGTGGCGGGCGCGCAGCTGCTGGTGGTAAATGGCAAAGGCAGCACCTCGCTGGCCAACCCCAACGGCCCCAACCCCATCCGCGACGTGGGCGAGAAAGGGGCCGGCTACATCGGCGGGCTGCTGAAAAGCTCGCTCTCGCGCCTGCCCGTGCCCGACGCGGCTGCCCTGGCCACGTTTTCGGCCCAGGTATACGCCAACACGCCTTTCTCCAAAAACCGCGAAGCCGCGCCCGAGGTGCCGGCTGGCAACCCCGTGCCCCAGCGCGTGGGCGATGCTTCGCCCATCAAGCACGTCTTCTACATCATCAAGGAAAACCGCACATACGACCAGGTGCTCGGCGACTTGCCGGCCGGCAACGGTGACGCCAGCCTGTGCCTGTTCCCGGAAAAGGTGACGCCCAACCACCACGCCCTCACGCGGGAGTTTGTGCTACTCGATAATTTTTATGTAGATGCCGAGGTGAGCGCCGATGGCCACAACTGGAGCACGGCCGCTTATGCCACCGATTTTGTGGAGAAAACCTGGCCCAGCAACTACAGCGGCCGCGGCGGCGAGTACGACTTCGAGGGCAATAAAGGCGAAGTGGCCGAGCCCAAGGACGGTTTTCTGTGGGACTACTGCCTGCGGGCCGGGCGCACGTTCCGGTCCTATGGCGAGTTTGTGTTTCAGGGCAAGCCCACCACGCCCTCCATTGCCGCCAACTACTGCAAAGAGTACCCCGGCTTCAACATGAAAGTGAAGGACGTGGACCGCGAGAAGGTGTGGGAAGCCGATTTCGACCGCCTCGTGGCCGCCAATAAGCTGCCCAACCTCAGCGTCATCCGCCTGCCCAACGACCACACCTACGGCGCCCGCAAGGGCGAGCTACACCCCTGGTCCTACGCCGCCGACAACGACCTGGCCCTGGGCCGCCTGATAGAGCACCTGTCCAAAAGCCCGGTCTGGAAGGAATCGGTGGTGATGATAGTGGAAGACGACGCCCAGAACGGCCCCGACCACGTCGATGCCCACCGCTCCACGGCCTATCTCGTGGGCCCCTACGTGCGGCGCCACGCCGTGGTACACACCGCCTACACCACTTCGGGCATGCTGCGCACGCTGGAGCTCATCCTCGGCCTGCCGCCCATGAGCCAGTACGACGCCGCCGCGCTGCCGCTTTGGGCCTGCTTCACGGCCAAGCCCAACCTGAAGCCCTACGCCCTGCGCCCCGCCACTACCCCGCAGGACGTGCGCAACACCGCCTTCAACGCCCCCGCCCGCCGCGCCCTCAAGTTCGACATGACCCGCGAAGACGCCGCCCCCGACCTGGCTTTCAACGAGAACATCTGGCAGGCCATTCGGGGCGAGCACAGCCGTATGCCGGCCCCGCGCCGCGCCGCCTTTTTGCGCGAGGCCAAGGCTGAGCGGGAGGAGGAAGAGGACGAGGAGTAG
- a CDS encoding DUF2461 domain-containing protein has protein sequence MQIKPLFTFLSGLAKHNERPWFQERKATYDQLRAQFVEDAEYWFQELQKLDPALAGPDGRKSIFRIYRDVRFSNNKDPYKTHFSVYFTASGKDVETSGYYLQLGPNGSTLIAGGMYQPDKAQLAAIRQEIDYNADELKALLAAPDFQRYFGPLGGDRLKKAPAGYPVDHPEIELLKHKSFVATHQMADADVLSHADFRAYVLEVFRAVVPFCQFLRHSLEA, from the coding sequence ATGCAAATCAAGCCCCTTTTCACCTTCCTCTCCGGCCTCGCCAAGCACAATGAGCGGCCCTGGTTTCAGGAGCGCAAGGCCACCTATGACCAGCTGCGTGCCCAGTTTGTAGAAGACGCCGAGTACTGGTTTCAGGAGCTGCAGAAGCTCGACCCGGCGCTGGCTGGGCCCGATGGCCGCAAAAGCATCTTCCGCATCTATCGCGACGTGCGCTTCAGCAACAACAAGGACCCGTACAAAACGCACTTTTCGGTGTACTTCACCGCGAGCGGGAAAGACGTCGAAACGTCGGGTTACTACCTGCAGTTGGGGCCTAACGGCAGCACCCTCATTGCCGGCGGCATGTACCAGCCCGACAAAGCCCAACTGGCGGCCATCCGTCAGGAAATCGACTACAACGCTGACGAGCTGAAAGCCCTGCTGGCCGCGCCCGACTTCCAGCGCTACTTCGGCCCGCTGGGCGGCGACCGGCTCAAAAAAGCCCCCGCCGGTTACCCCGTCGACCACCCCGAAATTGAGCTGCTCAAGCACAAGAGCTTCGTGGCCACGCATCAAATGGCGGATGCCGACGTGCTCAGCCACGCCGATTTTCGGGCCTACGTGCTGGAGGTGTTTCGGGCCGTGGTGCCGTTCTGCCAGTTCCTGCGCCACTCACTGGAAGCATAA
- a CDS encoding DUF6702 family protein, producing MRLLATLAALVLLLPLAGAAPALHAYHSTITELRYNAAKQQLELSVKVFTDDFEKAISKGQPTPVNLTDAGPRPLALASAYMQRTLQVRTTAGAALPLQVLGMQAENDGYWLFCKVPLPGPQPGIQLRQGMMLEVFGDEMNIVNVEANGKKLSALFRAGHEQEVLSW from the coding sequence ATGCGCCTGCTTGCCACCCTCGCCGCTTTAGTACTGCTTCTGCCGCTGGCCGGCGCTGCCCCGGCGCTGCACGCCTACCACAGCACCATCACGGAGCTGCGCTACAACGCGGCCAAGCAGCAGCTGGAGCTGTCGGTGAAGGTGTTTACCGACGACTTTGAAAAGGCCATTTCCAAAGGCCAGCCTACGCCCGTGAACCTGACCGATGCCGGCCCGCGCCCGCTGGCGCTGGCTTCGGCCTATATGCAGCGTACCCTGCAAGTGCGCACCACGGCGGGCGCGGCGCTGCCGCTGCAGGTGCTGGGCATGCAGGCCGAGAACGACGGCTACTGGCTGTTTTGCAAAGTGCCGCTGCCCGGCCCGCAGCCCGGGATACAGCTGCGCCAGGGCATGATGCTGGAAGTGTTTGGCGACGAGATGAACATCGTGAACGTGGAGGCCAACGGCAAAAAGCTGAGCGCACTCTTCCGCGCTGGCCACGAGCAGGAGGTGCTGAGCTGGTAG